The sequence cttttcaaatattttaagtgatacaaaattatcaaaataaataaataagcaaTTTGAAAAAACTTCAATTAAgtttaaactattttttgaaTAAACGAGTTTTCCAAACGTATTCTTTAAAGATATCcaagtttttaaaatgttttcttttttctttctttctttctttctttctttttttttttttcagttctaaagtgttttttatttattattttgttagtataaaatatttatttaaatttatccaagtattttaaagttatttatttattacttcTTTTTAGTACATactttaatcatttaaaataacataaaaaaaatatactcaAATTAACAACTAACAtagtgatttaaaaaaaaaaaaaaaaaaaaaactaaattagtACATACATACATCTTACTTCTTTTTAAGTTGAAAGTTTGATCTTACAACATTATTTTCGTTATGATATTACTACTCTTTTTGTTGCTAACTTTCTTAAATTATCAATTGACTCAAAAGTTTAAACTGGTAAATAAAAgtagattttattatattatcatacatttttttctttttttgctttttGATAATTTATGATACATACACCAAATATTGTTATAGAAAATTTTGTTGCTTATAGATAGTTGTGatagacattgttatcattataaaagtttatcaatgtctattaatgatagaaaagtctataAGTGTctattaattatagaaattgatagaagtttatcattgttattatcaatgatagaaactgatacaagtctatcattgttactattaatgatagaaattgatacaagtctatcattgatggagattgataaaagtctatccaTCTTTTTTTACtacttctataaataatttaaccTTTCTTCTCATATGTGAAAACTTCTCTTTTAAAATAtgactttcttttttaaaaaatggcatgtgtaataaaaatttatcaGTTATAAGATGAGAGATCAAATCTTCTTTCAAGTGCATGTCTAAATCAAGCACCGAGGATGGCTTCTTCTTCAATGGCTTCCTTATCATCCCAAACCCTACTCTGTTCCATTCCCTCCTCCTCATCTCCATAGAACCAACTGCAAATCAAATAATACAACAAATTAGCCACACCCATCAAGCTCAAAACCCAGTAGTAGTAATCATAATGCCCCTGGTTCAGATTATTCGAAAGCCATCCCACATTCCCATTTTTCGTCGTCCTCTTCTTCACCACGCTCACAATCAGTGCTGCAACCAAGCTTCCTCCGCCCATTCCCAGCGAGAACATCGCTACTGCAATGCTCGCCATACTCCTCGGCAGCTGCGAGTAGAAGAATTGAATCTGCCCTATCGCATTCAACGCTTCAGCCAGCCCTGCCAGGCAGTGCTGTGGCACCAGCCACATTGCCGACATCTTCACGATTCCTTCCGGTACATTGGCTAAACCTTCATGAATTGCTCTGTTTCTTCGTTTTCTCTCGATTTCTGCTGAAACTactgaggccaagcatgagatTGCGAGTCCGATTCCCATTCTCTGCTTTAAAGTTAgtccatttgattttttggtgAATTTCGTTAGTAGTGGGACGATGATTTGGTCGTATATTGCGACCCAGATTGTTAGGGTTAGGATTGTGAAGACGGCAAAGGAAGCTGCTGGGAATTGGAAGTGGGGTGTTATGTGTCTATCCATTGTGTTTGCTTGGAGAGCGGAGAAGGTGAATTGGTTGATGGTGGCGCTGATTATAATGCCAGTAGACCAAATGGGAAGTAATCTGATTAGTGCTTTTAGTTCCTCTACTCGTTGAATTGTGCTTAATCTCCATGGGAATTTGGCCATTCCATTAGAATCCATGTCTGTTTCTTTGTTTCTTATTATGCAAGCCTTGTTTAGAAACCTTAAAACAAGATAGAAGAATCAACTTTGATCATGTTAGAAACTATAAAAGCGTAGTGAGCAACAATTGTGAAACGTTTTGACTCTTAAAATACCTCAATTTCGGCGTTGGGGTGACGAGTTTTGAGCCTTTATGGTAAAACCATTTATCAGAAGCTTGTGGGGGGAATTCCAAGTTCCTATTTCTCCAAGCTGCAACGATTACCTGAGCCAAACTGCTAAGCAAACTCTTGTTTGCCATCAGTTTAATATACAATGAAGAGCCAAGAAAGAACATGGCTGTGGATAACACCATAAGTCCAACAGGAACTCCGTAACCCACAACCCAACCGGCAGCGTTCTGGAGATAAACCATAAATACCACTGAAATGGTGACTGAAATTCCAACAGTAGCATAGTACCAGTTGAAGAAGCTTTGCATAGTTCTTTGGTTTTTGGGGTTGCCTGGCTTTTCTAGTTGATCTGCCCCAAACGCCAAAGAGCATGGTCGAATTCCCCCAGCTCCGATCGCCATTAGAAGAAATGCAAAATACAGAAGCATCAGCTGGGCAGTGTTTGCTGATACACAAAATTCCTCAGGTGGTTTACAGTGTGGAGGCCTTGCTTTTGGAAATATGGCTGTTAACCATAAAaccaccattccctgaagttcAAAAGAATGATCAAAGTTGAAGAAACAGTTGAAACAAACAGATATTTAAGTTGGAAGTTGAAGGAAATGAATCCTTGCTTACAAGAAGTGTAACCACTGTCCCCATGGCGATGACCTTAAACCGACCCAAGTAAGAATCAGAGAGGAAAGCTCCGGCAATGGGCAAAAAGTTTGTCAGTGCAGACCACAGAAACAAGACGATTGCTCCTTTAGCACTACTCAGGTGATACTCATTTATCaggtaaaatatcatatttgcATGAAGACCAATATTTGAAATCTTCTCAAATATCTCGTTTGCTGCAGAGTTTAGAGTTCTTTTGTCAATGAACACATTATAAATGGATGCATCAGaacttttaaaacttggtgAAGAATATTACCTAAAATGAAAGGCATAGTTCGAAGACCACCCTTTTTTCTGGTAACCTTTTGAGTGGTTTCCATTACTTCCTCTGAATTCTGCTTCTCCATTGGCTTGGTTCTGGGCACATGTTCATAGCAGGAGAACCTAGCTATAATGATCTAAAAACTTTGTTGAATCCGCAAGTGAAAACAAAACTAAGctgatttttttcttctttcctttactTTTCAAAAGGTTATTCCAGAATTTGTATTTGTTTGGATTGCACTAGGTTGGgtagattttttttcctaaaataatCTTAGGAtgctttttaattttatactgCTCAAATGATTCCATTCTGTTCTATGCCATAAGATTTCATCTTTGTCATGTAGTATACAATTTTTTCTGCCAAAGCTGAATCCTTCTGTTTTCCAACTCAAAAGAACTTACACAATCGTAAACTAGTCCTTACTATCCAAAGGAGATtaataataaccaactcaataCTTACACTcaaaagttaataaaaaaaaccataagGCATTTATGATACTAGATCAAAATatctattaataaaataaaatttaaggataaaaaCAGTAAGGGTGTATTTGGCCCAAGCAGTTGGGCAATTGACAAAAATGACCTATTTGAagttttggttttaaaatttagacctttttttaaaaaaattgtttttttaccCCACAATTTTGCAAATAATGTAAAATTACTGTAACTCCCTTCAACATTTCAAAAATCACAACCCTtggaaaattgacaaaaatgaccttttttttagtttgttttgtatttttgacctatttttgaaaaccaagtttttttttacctccttgatgatgaaaatgatgtaagCATAGAAAATTTTGGTTATACAATTACTCTTATGCCCCTTATTAaatttttactttcaatttcaacaacCAATCTACCAAATTAATTCACCAAAAATTCTCCACTACAAAAatttattcacaaaaaattagttcatccaaaattaattgacaaaAAATTATTCACATTCTAACACAAAAAATTACccacaaaaattaatttgtttacaATCCCACAAAAAGTTCTCTTCACCAAATTATCTTTGGAAAGAAAAGTCTTTCATCAAGTACAAAACTTGTATTTCACGAAGTTGTAATTTTGTACACTCCGTAAGAAGGTatgtatttcattttgtatGTATTCAATAGTTCgataatttttggaaaaattgacaATAATAAATgacctttttggaatttgatttttcatgtCAGAATTCATTTGTTTGTATATATGTTTGCTTGGTTGattgtttctcttttttttataatgcTTTGCATTTGatagttataaaaaaatgaaaaaaatagcatttttttaaagatactCGGACGGGCTTCATCGGATATTCACTAAGTAGAAAGAAATGAGTTAAAATTACTCGGTTGGATTTCACTGGGTACAAAATAATTGTTGAAATAAGTTTGATACCTGATCGGGCTTCACTGGGGATGAAGGAAATTGATTGAAATCACCTAGTCGGGCTTCACCAGGTATGAAAGAAATTGATTGAAATCatccaatctttttggattcAGGATAGGAATCGGGCTGAGACTGGTCTGGGGCCCAATAGAGTTAACCCTAACCTGGACGGGCGCACATGGAAAATATGTACATTGTTTTAAGGTCTACGATGGAGGAGAGTTGTAGGGGTTTGACATTGAGGTTAGCACAACGTATAATGAATTCTTGATCGAAGTTTATAAGATAAGTGATATAATTTCATGAGTATAATCTTTTTATAAGATGTATACTTCAATTGAGATCTAAAACCCCTGCATTTGTAATTCGGAATGATGAAGATCTACACACATTCCTCACATGGAAAGAGGTTTCAATAATACCTTTTACGTATCTACGTTTCCAAAATGTTCAAGTAATCAAGGATTTCATCCAAACAATTCATATATCCGATGAATTAAGAAATCCCTTTAGCATCTTGGCTAGTACATTGCAAGATGGAGTCAGATAGTCCATTTTTCCCCACATATTTTAACCCATCACTTACTTTGTGCCTAGTAATTTGACAACTCATAACTTAGAGGATGATGTAGACCAATGTCAACATTTCAATGATTGGTCTTGGAGGGAGAAGGATGATGGAGAGGAACCCAAGATTAATACCCACCATACACCTCATGCAGAAAAACGAACAATTGAAGACTACGGAGACTCGTCACACGTAATGGGTCATGACTTGTCACATCCATCTAGTAGCAAAATCATCATGACAGGGGTCTTATTCTTCTGAAGATGTACAAGTTGGtgacatatttatatctaagaaGGATTTAAAGATGCAGTTATCTATATTAGCAATTAGAGAAAACTTCCAGTTTAGGGTGAAGAAGTCGACCACAACATTATAACACGATTCAATTTAGGGACGGGTGGCTTCATAACACGATTCACAAGCTGAATCTCTTTTTTAGATGGAATGAGTTGCAATGTGATCTTACctacaacaaattgtaataaTGAACAAATAATCTAAGAAGCTAtaatcatgaaaaaaaaattaactcaaaaaaCTTAAAAAGGAACACACTACATCTGATCCGAAGACTTCGTCTCTAGTCACTCCATATGGAGGAAAATGTGAGCACGACCATCTCAAAATGCGTGGTATCGCATTGTCATTCAATCTGTTTGCAACGCGACTGGATAATTATAAAATAGTTTCGTATGCTCATACCTATATGAAATGTAGGTGTATTTTAGTAGTGTACTTCAATGAATATTCAATAAATCGAATTAACTAAATTACCTGAAAAGCACGGGACACCCGTAAATACTGTACATCAATTGTTTTCCATCTGCAATGCCTTTATACACCTCTGCTTTAGCTTTCAATCCTTGTTTGAATTGTGTAAttgtatttacaatttttttttgctcCAGTCCTCATTACAAAATCTATTACAATCATCTATGAtcgctaaattttcaaaattcatttgttttttcctctctctacCCATCATGGCaaactcaataaaataaaacaatgcaaTTTTCACTGCATCAACATCGTTTTCGAACTCAAGTGATGGAAAAATAGAGTTCAACTTATATGTCTTCATACTCTTATCGTCATTTAGATACTTAGCTCTAAGTCTAACAAAAGAATTTTCTCCCTCATAGTTCTAGTTTGATGTTTCAATCCTGTAATAAGGTTAAACTCTATTTGGTTGAATGAAACCTTATTCCTAGAAGATTAAAACTAATTACATCTCTCCTAGGTTCCTCTACCTCTCGAAGAAAAATATAGTGAATTAGTAGTCTATTAAAGATGATGTTTGTGTCAAGGAGAGGACCAAAACATAGCTAATTGTGTCAGAGTtagttttttcttaattttaggaaTAAACTTTCCTATATGGGAACAATATGAAAGGGCTGCAGGAAAACAATCGTTAGGATGAAACTCCATTGCTAGTTTCATTATAACTTacatttttaatcaaataaataaattaaaagtcaaCACAACAATGAGTtgtaatcaaatatatatatatatatatattgtaccTAACTGGACTGAAGATCGGGccaaaaaaagtaaaaaaaccTTCCCGGTCCCCACTCGATCTCACCCCCTTCCTGATCTTGCCCCTTCCCAATCTCGGTCGGACGCCCAGTCCCTCTCTTCTTGCCTAGcccataatattttttaaaaaaaaattgtaaacttTTGTTTTTTGGCCCGGTCTCACACCCAGTCAGGCTGAAGATTGGGCCAAAAAATAGTGAAGATCATTCCCGGTCCTGCCCCTTTCCCGTCTCGGTCGGGCGTCGAGGCCCCCTCCTCTTCTCGCCCAcataatattttctaaaaaaatatgtaagcttctttttttttatccgATCTCATATCCGGTTGGGCTGAAGACCGAGCCAAAAAATAGTAAAGCATTCTTCCCGATTTCGCCCCCTACTCAGTCCTACCCCTTCCCCCTTGTCATTTCATTATTCTCGCTTTCCCGTTCATACCCGGTTAACAACTCCATTCATTCGGTCGGTTTAACACCGGGTGCCAATCTTCCCCCAAATAGGTCTTTTCATTAGCCCCGCTCAGTCATGTACCCGGTCAGCATAGTATGAAGCCCGACCGGGTACCTTTCCTCAACACCTTGTTACCCCATCAATTATCATTTTGCGCCCGGTCGGTCTAGTGTCGAGCGCCAATCATTTCCCCCTTTGTCTTACTATTAGCCTCGCCCGGTCACATACTCGGTCACCCCCATATGAAGTCCGACCTGGTAGAGACTGATTTCCAAAAAAATGGTTcaatatttttgggaaaaaaatgattttaggcCCACAAATTGTTCAGAAAACGCCAACCAAGATGttctaaggaaaaaaaaactaacatcaACATAGATCTaacatagatttaaaacaatcattttataacatttaaaataaactaacattgagccaaaaaaaatgaaaatccatACATGATTAGATGAAAAATcctaaataattttcaaatgaaaaggaaaatggCAAAAACTCCCGAAATGTAGTCGAAATCAAGGTAGAAAATGGTAGCAATCGAGTGAGAAAATTGAAGGCAAAATGGAAAGGTCAAACAAGTAGGTTGAGAGGGTTTGTGACTTTTGAAATCTTGAAGGGTTTTACAGTAATTTTACATTGTTTGCAAAATTGTGGGGTCAGAAaaacaatgtttttaaaaagggtctaaatttcaaaaccaaaacTCCAAATAGGTCATTTTTGTCAACAACCCCAAACCTTCCCAACCTACTTGTTTGGCCTTTCCATTTCTCTCTTCCATTTTCTCACTCGATTGCTACCATTTTCTACCTCGATTTCGACTACATTTCGGATTTCCTTGccattttccttttcatttgaagattattttgaatttttcatcTAATCAGGTatggattttcattttttcgcTCAATGTTAGTTTATCTCAGATGCTATAAAATGATTGTTTTAAATCAATGTTAGATTTGTGttgaatgttaatttttttccttagaACATCATGGTCCACGTTTTCTGAACAATTTGCGggcctaaaattaatttttttataaaaaaaaatcgaacaattttttttcaaaaatcggTCTCTACCCAATCGAGCTTCATACAAGGGTGACCGGGTATGTGACCGGATTGGGCTAATGGTAAGACGAGGGGGGAATGATTGGCTCCCGATGTTAGATCGATCGGGCACAAAATGAGATTTGACCAGTTAATAAGGTGTAGGGGAGGGGTACTCGATCGGGCTCCATACTATGCTGACTGGGTACGTGATCGACTGGGGCTAGTGAAAAGACCTATTTGGGGGGAAGATTGGCGCGCAGTGTTAAACCGGCGAGGCGAATGGAGTTGTTGACCGGGTATGGGCAGGAAAGTGGGGATAATGAAAGGATGAGAGGGAAGGGGACAGGACTGGGGAGGGGGTGAGACCGGGAAGAATTTTTTTACTGTTTTTTGGCTCGGTCTTCAGCCTAGAAGGGTATGAGACCGGGCCAAAAAATAGAAgcatacatatattttttaaaatattatgtgCAAGGCGAGAAGAAAAGGGGGACTGGGCGCCCAACCGGGACTAGGAAGGGGTAGGACCAGGAAGGGAGTGGGATCGAATGGAGATCGGGAaggatctttacattttttttggCCCGATCTTCAACCCAACCGAGCCAAAAAATAGaaggttataatttttttaaaaaaatattatgggCCAGGTGAGAAGAGGAGAGGGTCTAGGCACCAGATTGAGACTGGGAAGGGGCAGGATCgagaaggttttttttttactatttttaccCGGTCTTTAACCAGACTAGGTATGAGATTGGGCCAAAAAACAGTagcttataatatatatatatatatattttctttttaaatattttgactCATTGTTGTGTTGACTTCTAGTTTATCTATTTGGTGAAAAATGTAGGTTATAATTAAAGTAGAAATGAAGTTTCATCATAATGATCATTTTCCTGCAGCCCTTTCATGTTGTTCCCATATAGGAAAGACTAttcctaaaattaagaaaaaactaACTCCGAAACAAACATCTTTTGGCCCTCTCCTTGACACAAACATCATCTTCAATGGACTACAGattcattatatttttcttcgaGAGGTAGAGGAACCTAGGAGAGATGTTATTAGTTTTAATCTTCTGGGAAATAAGGTATCATTTAGCCAAATAGAGTTTAACCTTATTGTAGGACTGAAACATCAAACTAGAACTGTGAGGGGAAAAAATTCTTTTGTTAGACTTAGAGCTAAATATCTAAATGACAATGAGGGTATGAAGGCATATGAGTTGGACTCTATTTTTCCATCATTTGAGTTCGAAAACAATGTTGATGCAGTGAAAattgcattattttattttattgagtttATTATGATGGgtagagagaggaaaaaacaaacggattttgaaaatttagtgaTCATAGATGATTGGAATAGATTTTATTATGAGGACTAGAGTAAGAAAATTTTTGCAAATACAATTAAACGTTTTAAACAAGGATTAAAAGATAAAGCAGAGACATATAAGGGCATTGCAGATGGAAAACAACAGGTGTTCAGTCTTTACAGGTTTCCCAATGCTTTTCAGGTAATTTAGTTAATTCGATTTAATGAATATTCATTGAAGTACACCACTAATACACACTTACATTTCATATAGGCATGGGCATACATAACTATTTCATCATTATCCGGTCGCACAAATTGAATGACAATGCGATACCACACATTTTGAGATGGTTATGCTCACATTCTCCTCCATATGGAGTGATTAAAGACGAAGTATTCAGGTCAGATGCAGTACATTCCTTTTTAAGTTTTTTGAGTTAGAATTTTTTCCATGATTATAGCTTCTTAGTTTGTTTATTCATGATTACAATTTTTTGTAAGTAAAGATCACATTGCAACTCATTCTATTTGAGAAGAGATTCAGTTATGAATCGTGTTATCCACCCATCCCTTAACTTGCACCACCTGCATCATTGGAACTACTTCTATCTACAAATGATGACGATGATGTTGGATCTTCAAACACTAAGGAGGTTAATCACAATGATAGTGAACAAAGGTATCACGGGAAGACCAAGAAGAAGCGGAAGAAGTAACGCAAATTGATTATGTTAATAAAAGGTTTTGATCATCGCGTGGAAAGTTTGGAACGTGACCTAAAGAGCATTAAAAAGTACTTGCGACGATTATTGAAGGTAAGAATATATCATTACGATCATTGTTATTTGTTCTCTTCATACATAATTTATCCTATCTAATACCTATGCATGTAGGGAAAAGACGTTTATTACACTAGAAGTGGAGACCATGGAGGTACGAGTGATCATGCTGTGACAAATGATGGTGATGGGGATTGTCATTCTTATGGAGCTCTAGGTGCTATAGATGGTGATATGGTACCTGTGGTTCCAGGTAACGATGTTATAGATAAATGGTTTGGCATTGATGGATGGAAGGACGAGGTATGACCTCGTCGAGAAGTTATCAATCAAAACTATTGATATAATTCTTATTGTTGTTGTCTTCCTATTTAGTATGTAAGTAAATTTATTGTTGTAATTCTTATTaacaattgaaattttattttcatctacTATTGTTCTCCAACTTCATTATTTCTTTGATCGAATAACACTATAATTAACATATAAGTGTAGCCATCATCTATAAGTTCACAAGACCTGGAAAATCTAAATGTAATAAAAGGTCGCAGTGGCCGAATGAGGAAAATTTCTTGGAAATTAACTACACCGTGGAAAGACACAAGGAAGTATGAGAAGAGGCAAAAAAAGCAACAAGAGTATGATCCTCTCGTTGACATACCTGAAGATCTAAACATTAAATTTTAGATGTGGATGGACAACGCAGACCCTGCTGCGATGATGCTTTCGTGCCTGAACAACATGAGAATGGTGACGGTGGTATGTTCATATGTAAATTTTTTGAATATAATGTAACCGGGTCCAAAATGGACATCTTAACACAAGATAGAATGACATATTTTTGTAGACAATATATCATTCAGATTTGGGCAAATAGAGCATTATTTTAGAAGTTCGtaaacttttttgtaattaatggtTGAAGTTATGAATGAAAACTTATAGTTGGTGTAGATTGTGTTTGTAATTAATGATAAGGATTTATCATAATACACATTTCCCAGGGTTCATGCAAGTAACGCCAATTCTTGGTTGGATTCATGCAAAAATCATCAAAAGTAACACATTCCTAACTAGGCCCATGCAACTAGGCACCAATTCTTGGTTGGGCTCATGCAAAAAATCATCAAAGTATACTAATTTTCAACTAGGCCCATGCAAGTAGGCGTCAATTCCTAGTCAAGCCCATGCAAAAAACCATCAAAGTATATTAATTTTCGATCGGGCCCATACAAGTAGGTGTCAATTCCTGGCCGGGCTaattagggttggcaaaaaaacCCGCGGGGACCCGCCCCGTTTGGGTCAGGGATTCCTTGGTTTGACGAGGGatggggctgtctcttatacacatctagatgtgtataagagacagtatatatgttataaacttatcataaatatatataaaaagatccAAAATGAAAAAGCCCAAAAgcccaaaattaaaaaaatagcccaaaaatattttcctctcctctttcctttttccaaaatattaaaTCTTTTCTTTTGGGTTTTGGCTTTCTTAGTTTCTTTTACTGCTACGACAAGGACAACCCAAAATCCCTAATTCCTAAATCTAAAATCAACACACCTGAGCACCAGCAGCCTTGCCCCAGCCTCCCTCTGCGTCTGTTCCGTCCAGCATCCGCTACCGGCTCCACCAGCGTCCACTTCCAGTTCCAGTCGAGCGTCCCATCCAGGTCCAACGTCCACTTCCAACCGAGCATCGTCCAACAGCTGACTTGCTGAAACACTCTCGTTCAGCTGATTAACCACCAGCGTCCCGTCCAGCCGAACCTACTGCTCCCGTCCAGCTGATAAGTTAAGCAATCCTGAAACACTTCTGTGTTTTCTCAACTCAGCCTCAACTATTTCAGGTAAACATTCAACGCCGCCcgtgttgtttttttatatattttgattgtTCTAACTTctatgttgtttttcttttgaaaaaaatagttttg comes from Benincasa hispida cultivar B227 chromosome 2, ASM972705v1, whole genome shotgun sequence and encodes:
- the LOC120071613 gene encoding protein NRT1/ PTR FAMILY 1.2-like produces the protein MEKQNSEEVMETTQKVTRKKGGLRTMPFILANEIFEKISNIGLHANMIFYLINEYHLSSAKGAIVLFLWSALTNFLPIAGAFLSDSYLGRFKVIAMGTVVTLLGMVVLWLTAIFPKARPPHCKPPEEFCVSANTAQLMLLYFAFLLMAIGAGGIRPCSLAFGADQLEKPGNPKNQRTMQSFFNWYYATVGISVTISVVFMVYLQNAAGWVVGYGVPVGLMVLSTAMFFLGSSLYIKLMANKSLLSSLAQVIVAAWRNRNLEFPPQASDKWFYHKGSKLVTPTPKLRFLNKACIIRNKETDMDSNGMAKFPWRLSTIQRVEELKALIRLLPIWSTGIIISATINQFTFSALQANTMDRHITPHFQFPAASFAVFTILTLTIWVAIYDQIIVPLLTKFTKKSNGLTLKQRMGIGLAISCLASVVSAEIERKRRNRAIHEGLANVPEGIVKMSAMWLVPQHCLAGLAEALNAIGQIQFFYSQLPRSMASIAVAMFSLGMGGGSLVAALIVSVVKKRTTKNGNVGWLSNNLNQGHYDYYYWVLSLMGVANLLYYLICSWFYGDEEEGMEQSRVWDDKEAIEEEAILGA